The Nitrosomonas cryotolerans ATCC 49181 genome includes a window with the following:
- a CDS encoding response regulator transcription factor: MQPITVAVVDVDQKKRKQLEQFLRQDRQNIAVLTDLRSNQTNMTSARRIQSRANINLVEDTVTRIKRLRPQILLANVSLLLDKYCGLLAALRDNCPETFVVLLIDETVEEKQILKALANGARGFLNYGVDLLGFSKAVYAVAQGEAWIPRKMLGKIMDKILCVSHENSIESA; encoded by the coding sequence ATGCAACCGATTACTGTGGCGGTAGTAGACGTAGATCAAAAGAAGCGTAAACAACTAGAACAGTTTCTACGGCAAGATAGGCAAAATATAGCAGTACTCACAGATCTGCGATCCAATCAAACGAACATGACGAGTGCTCGCAGAATCCAGTCGCGCGCCAATATTAATCTAGTTGAAGATACAGTAACAAGGATCAAGAGATTGAGGCCGCAAATTCTATTGGCTAATGTATCCTTATTATTAGATAAGTATTGTGGTTTATTGGCTGCTCTGCGCGATAATTGTCCAGAGACATTTGTGGTTTTATTAATTGATGAAACGGTCGAAGAAAAACAGATTCTAAAAGCATTGGCTAATGGTGCGCGTGGTTTTCTAAATTATGGTGTAGATCTTCTTGGTTTCTCAAAGGCGGTATATGCAGTTGCACAAGGTGAGGCATGGATTCCACGTAAGATGCTGGGAAAGATTATGGATAAGATACTGTGCGTATCTCATGAGAACTCAATTGAGAGTGCATGA
- a CDS encoding PepSY domain-containing protein, with amino-acid sequence MSMFRGILLIVVLTTSFTPYVVADEKNNILLASSHQSGISQQKAVTIAQQHIKGRVLAANRIDNMYRIKILSHQGSVHILMIHAIDGTIVSSH; translated from the coding sequence ATGAGTATGTTTCGAGGTATCTTATTAATCGTTGTTCTAACGACCAGTTTCACGCCATACGTCGTAGCGGATGAAAAAAATAATATTTTACTAGCCAGCAGCCATCAATCGGGCATTTCTCAGCAAAAAGCGGTCACTATCGCGCAGCAGCATATAAAAGGTCGAGTGCTAGCAGCAAACCGTATCGATAACATGTATCGGATCAAAATACTCAGTCATCAAGGTAGTGTACATATTCTTATGATACACGCCATTGATGGAACCATTGTGTCTTCTCATTGA
- the gltX gene encoding glutamate--tRNA ligase translates to MIRTRFAPSPTGYLHIGGARTALFSWAYARKHGGKFILRIEDTDLERSTKQSTQEILDGMAWLGLDYDEGPLYQMQRLARYQEIAEQLLQTNQAYYCYASKEELDMMREQQLAAGLKPRYDGRWRDSKKTPPTGVKPVIRFKNPREGHVVFNDLVKGRIAVANHELDDLVLIRSDGVPTYNFSVVLDDLDMNISHVIRGDDHVNNTPRQINILKTLDAPLPYYAHVPMILGTDGERLSKRHGAVSVTQYRDNGYLPEALINYLARLGWSHGDEEIFSQEQLIAWFDLTSINRSPARFNPEKLCWLNQQYLKTADNSRLAKLAVPFLEADECNIKAGPDLSLVVDLLKERVNTIEELADAAVYFFRSLEPSDELKIQHLNKEVKPVLTDLMKRFATIKWNRQTIHNEIKSTATEHGIKLPKLAMPLRVIITGEAQTPSIDAVLDLLGQEETLHRMKKKISSLPD, encoded by the coding sequence ATGATACGTACTCGTTTTGCACCTAGTCCAACTGGTTATCTTCACATTGGTGGTGCCCGTACCGCGTTATTTTCCTGGGCCTATGCGCGCAAGCATGGTGGGAAATTCATTCTACGAATTGAAGATACCGATCTTGAACGTTCTACAAAACAATCCACTCAAGAAATTCTTGATGGCATGGCATGGTTAGGGCTTGATTATGATGAAGGTCCGCTCTACCAAATGCAACGATTAGCACGTTACCAAGAAATAGCAGAACAGTTATTACAAACTAATCAGGCTTACTATTGCTACGCCAGCAAGGAAGAGCTCGATATGATGCGCGAACAACAATTAGCTGCAGGTCTGAAGCCAAGATATGATGGCCGCTGGCGTGATTCAAAAAAAACACCCCCTACCGGAGTTAAACCGGTCATTCGATTCAAAAACCCCAGAGAGGGTCATGTCGTATTTAATGATTTGGTTAAAGGTCGAATCGCCGTTGCCAATCATGAACTAGATGATTTGGTACTGATACGGAGTGATGGCGTTCCCACCTATAACTTCAGCGTAGTGCTGGATGATCTTGACATGAATATCAGCCATGTTATTCGTGGCGATGATCACGTGAACAATACGCCGCGCCAGATTAACATCCTCAAGACATTAGACGCACCATTACCATACTATGCGCATGTGCCCATGATATTGGGCACTGATGGTGAGCGTTTATCCAAAAGACATGGCGCAGTTTCAGTAACTCAGTATCGTGATAATGGCTATTTACCTGAAGCACTGATTAATTATTTAGCAAGACTGGGTTGGTCTCATGGTGACGAAGAAATATTTAGTCAAGAACAACTGATCGCATGGTTTGATTTAACATCGATCAATCGCTCACCCGCAAGATTCAACCCAGAAAAACTATGCTGGTTAAATCAGCAATACCTCAAAACAGCAGATAATTCCCGCTTAGCAAAACTAGCTGTACCCTTTCTTGAAGCCGATGAATGTAATATCAAAGCAGGGCCCGACTTATCACTGGTAGTTGATTTACTCAAGGAACGAGTCAATACTATCGAGGAACTTGCTGATGCAGCGGTCTACTTCTTTCGTTCTTTGGAGCCCTCAGATGAACTTAAGATACAACATTTGAATAAGGAGGTAAAACCTGTATTAACGGACTTGATGAAAAGATTTGCCACTATTAAATGGAACCGCCAAACTATCCACAATGAAATTAAATCAACCGCAACAGAACATGGTATTAAACTGCCTAAGTTAGCAATGCCACTAAGAGTCATAATAACGGGTGAAGCACAGACGCCTTCAATAGATGCGGTACTTGATCTATTGGGTCAAGAAGAGACACTTCACCGCATGAAAAAGAAAATAAGTAGTCTTCCTGACTGA
- a CDS encoding response regulator transcription factor: MRILIIEDEIQLQVQIRQKLEMDGYMVDTCNNGEEGLFFASEYPIDAVIIDIGLPGISGLEVIRKLREQGSILPILILTARDSWQDKVKGLETGADDYLAKPFQMEELQARIKALLRRSMGTSNTQLQYGSILVNIDTQSVTVAGSEIDLTTFEYRLLEQLIRYQGEILSKQVLTDYLYPHNEDRDSNVLEVMVGRLRRKLDPNGNLNPIETVRGRGYRFKSNHKNTV; encoded by the coding sequence ATGCGCATTCTAATTATTGAAGATGAGATTCAGTTACAAGTACAGATCCGCCAGAAATTAGAAATGGATGGCTATATGGTAGATACCTGTAATAATGGAGAAGAAGGATTATTCTTTGCCAGTGAATATCCAATAGATGCGGTTATTATAGATATCGGATTACCAGGAATATCAGGCTTAGAAGTTATAAGGAAATTACGCGAACAAGGCAGCATATTACCAATATTAATTTTAACAGCAAGAGATAGCTGGCAAGATAAAGTCAAAGGTTTGGAAACCGGTGCTGACGACTATCTAGCCAAACCTTTTCAAATGGAGGAACTACAGGCGAGAATCAAAGCCCTGTTACGTCGCTCGATGGGTACATCCAATACGCAATTGCAGTACGGCTCGATCCTGGTTAATATCGATACTCAATCAGTAACCGTTGCAGGTAGCGAAATCGATTTAACTACTTTTGAATATCGCTTGCTCGAACAATTGATACGCTATCAGGGAGAAATTCTTTCTAAACAGGTACTGACAGACTACCTTTATCCTCACAATGAAGACCGCGACAGCAATGTGCTTGAAGTAATGGTAGGACGACTACGTCGCAAGCTTGACCCAAACGGGAACCTTAATCCTATCGAAACGGTGCGTGGTCGCGGCTATCGTTTTAAATCAAATCATAAAAACACAGTATGA
- a CDS encoding pyridoxal-dependent decarboxylase, exosortase A system-associated has product MKKAHPRHALLNQFSLHDDCLQIGGMELTRLAQRVGKTPFYAYDRQKVTERIRFLRQHLPAEIHLHFAMKANPMPAVVQHLASLVDGIDVASAGEMNIALDTVMPPEKISFAGPGKSEFELSCAIAAGIVLNIESEQEMEHIARLGEHLGICPNVAVRVNPDFELKSSGMKMGGGAKQFGVDSERVPAMLARMGKIGLNFLGFHIFSGSQNLKTASIQEAHEKTLQLGMRLANSAPAPVRILNIGGGFGVPYFPGEEALNLAAIGENLQHLLLKVKQQLPESRIVIELGRYIVAEAGIYVCRVLERKLSRGQVFLVTDGGLHHHLAASGNFGQVIRKNYPVVIGNRVHNSEREIVSVVGPLCTPLDLLADQMEMARADIGDLVVVLQSGAYGLTASPTAFLSHPVPIEVLV; this is encoded by the coding sequence GTGAAAAAAGCGCATCCAAGGCATGCCCTTTTAAACCAGTTTTCATTACATGATGATTGTCTCCAGATTGGCGGCATGGAACTTACCCGGTTAGCACAACGCGTAGGTAAAACACCATTTTATGCCTATGATAGACAAAAGGTCACGGAACGGATTAGATTTCTCCGTCAGCATTTACCTGCCGAGATCCATCTTCATTTCGCAATGAAAGCGAATCCCATGCCCGCAGTCGTACAACATTTAGCGAGCTTAGTAGACGGGATCGATGTTGCGTCAGCAGGAGAAATGAATATAGCACTTGATACAGTAATGCCCCCCGAAAAAATTAGCTTTGCTGGACCAGGAAAAAGTGAATTTGAGCTTTCCTGTGCGATAGCAGCAGGTATTGTACTGAATATCGAATCTGAACAGGAAATGGAGCATATTGCTAGATTGGGTGAACATCTGGGTATTTGCCCTAATGTAGCTGTTCGTGTGAATCCTGATTTTGAGCTGAAATCTTCTGGCATGAAAATGGGGGGAGGGGCCAAACAGTTTGGTGTTGATTCGGAGCGTGTTCCGGCTATGCTGGCTCGAATGGGTAAGATTGGCCTAAATTTTTTAGGCTTTCATATTTTTAGCGGCTCACAGAATCTAAAAACCGCTTCTATTCAGGAAGCGCATGAGAAAACATTACAACTTGGCATGCGGCTTGCGAATAGTGCTCCAGCGCCTGTTCGTATATTAAATATTGGCGGAGGATTCGGCGTACCTTATTTTCCTGGAGAGGAGGCGCTGAATTTAGCTGCTATAGGTGAAAATTTGCAGCATTTATTACTGAAAGTAAAGCAACAGCTACCCGAATCTCGGATAGTAATTGAGCTGGGTCGTTATATCGTAGCAGAGGCGGGTATTTATGTGTGTCGTGTATTGGAACGGAAATTATCAAGAGGCCAGGTATTTTTGGTGACAGATGGTGGATTACATCATCATCTGGCTGCGTCTGGTAATTTTGGACAGGTCATTCGTAAAAATTACCCCGTTGTCATTGGTAACAGAGTGCACAATAGTGAGCGAGAAATTGTATCGGTGGTGGGACCACTTTGCACGCCATTAGACTTGTTGGCGGATCAGATGGAAATGGCTAGGGCAGATATTGGTGATTTGGTTGTGGTGCTGCAATCAGGCGCATACGGGTTAACGGCGAGTCCGACGGCATTCTTAAGTCATCCAGTACCGATTGAGGTATTAGTTTAA
- a CDS encoding acyl-CoA ligase (AMP-forming), exosortase A system-associated, whose product MTDLVHELIAESAERTPDAEALVYQGHRMNYVTLASEVDAIAGGLSNRGLSQNERVAVYLEKRLEAVIALFSAATAGGVFVPINPLLKSVQVAYILTDCNVRVLVTSVERLKLLVTTLIACHDLHTIVVVGAEDKLPVISGLNIVSWEDLRSSDRSYKVYHRIDSDMASILYTSGSTGKPKGVVLSHRNIIAGAKSVSKYLENKPDDRILSVLPLSFDYGLSQLTTAFYVGATNVLMNYLLPRDIINVVEEENISGLAAVPPLWIQLAQLNWKTISSLRYITNSGGAMPRATLDLLRLALPDTNVFLMYGLTEAFRSTFLPPDELDKRPDSIGKAIPNAEILVLREDGSHCAPGEPGELIHRGPLVSMGYWNDAEKTKACFKPLSSRQTGLTIPELAVWSGDTVRMDEEGFLYFIGRRDEMIKTSGYRVSPTEVEEVIYATECVGEAVAIGVPHPVLGQAIVVIATAREGVKPDVNVLLAACKHQLPAFMLPSFVDIREGNLPRNPNGKIDRKYLFQELQQIFMENNS is encoded by the coding sequence ATGACTGATTTAGTACATGAGTTGATTGCTGAATCCGCTGAGCGCACGCCTGACGCGGAAGCGTTAGTGTATCAAGGCCACCGAATGAATTATGTCACCCTGGCTAGCGAAGTTGATGCTATAGCGGGCGGCTTGTCTAATAGGGGCCTTAGCCAGAATGAACGAGTCGCGGTTTATCTGGAGAAACGCCTAGAAGCTGTTATTGCGTTATTTTCTGCAGCAACAGCGGGTGGCGTATTTGTCCCCATTAATCCACTTCTCAAATCAGTACAGGTAGCCTATATTCTGACTGACTGCAATGTGAGAGTTTTGGTAACTTCGGTCGAACGACTAAAGTTACTTGTGACTACTTTAATAGCTTGTCATGATCTTCATACTATCGTGGTAGTCGGTGCGGAGGATAAATTGCCAGTTATTTCTGGTCTGAATATCGTGAGTTGGGAGGATCTTCGCTCTTCTGATAGGAGTTATAAGGTATATCATCGTATTGACAGCGATATGGCTTCGATCCTTTATACTTCAGGCAGCACGGGTAAGCCAAAAGGGGTTGTGCTTTCCCATCGGAACATCATAGCAGGAGCTAAAAGTGTTTCCAAATATCTGGAGAATAAACCGGATGATCGGATTTTGTCAGTACTTCCATTGAGCTTTGATTATGGATTAAGCCAATTAACGACTGCATTTTATGTTGGTGCCACCAATGTTCTGATGAATTATTTATTACCGCGTGACATTATTAATGTTGTGGAGGAAGAAAATATCAGTGGTCTTGCTGCTGTTCCGCCACTATGGATTCAGTTAGCACAATTAAATTGGAAAACAATTTCATCATTACGTTATATTACCAATTCCGGTGGCGCAATGCCGCGGGCTACACTGGATTTGCTACGTCTTGCACTGCCTGATACAAACGTGTTTCTGATGTATGGTCTCACAGAAGCATTTCGTTCAACATTCTTGCCGCCAGATGAACTTGATAAACGTCCTGATTCCATAGGCAAAGCTATTCCTAATGCAGAAATACTGGTTTTACGCGAAGATGGCTCACACTGTGCTCCTGGTGAGCCTGGAGAATTGATACATCGTGGACCATTAGTGTCCATGGGGTATTGGAATGATGCTGAGAAAACTAAAGCATGTTTTAAACCACTTTCATCACGCCAGACTGGATTGACTATTCCTGAATTGGCAGTATGGTCTGGTGATACGGTACGCATGGATGAGGAAGGCTTTCTTTATTTTATTGGTCGGCGTGATGAAATGATTAAGACCTCAGGGTATCGTGTCAGTCCTACCGAAGTAGAAGAAGTGATTTATGCAACAGAATGTGTAGGAGAAGCCGTCGCAATTGGTGTTCCTCATCCTGTGCTGGGTCAGGCTATTGTTGTAATCGCAACCGCTCGTGAAGGGGTGAAGCCCGATGTAAATGTGCTGCTAGCGGCTTGTAAGCATCAACTACCTGCTTTTATGCTACCTAGTTTTGTTGATATCCGCGAGGGGAATCTTCCGCGCAATCCAAATGGTAAAATTGACCGGAAATATTTATTTCAGGAATTGCAGCAAATTTTTATGGAAAATAATTCGTGA
- the prsK gene encoding XrtA/PEP-CTERM system histidine kinase PrsK, with amino-acid sequence MLTNIATISYAIAAIAYLFLSILLLTSWRGRLYGMMLTVACLFSALWATALACQAAWGYPTSYFTNILEILRNASWSAFLILVLGPFQYEANNTSHLKTRSSVVIIALFYLVFFIIALFSYKATYPLFDGAITFLGSSIGGVVMAIIGVILIEQFYRNTPIENRWGIKFICLGIGGVFIYDFYLYSDALLFRSVNVDIWAARGGINALIVPLIAISAARNPRWAVGIAVSRHILFYSTALFGTAIYLLVMAVAGYYLRFSGGSWGTVLQMTFLFGAVILLIGILFSGTIRSWLKVFISKHFFSYEYDYREEWLRFTRTLSEGGHDLRERVIEALAQLVESPGGGLWLNREADNFELTTHWNIAVTNQSEAVNSPFCQFLENKEWVVDLLEYNANPEKYAAIILPQWLHDIPRAWLVIPLILHRKMLGFVILLEPRSRIKVNWEVTDLLKVAGNQAASYLAQDEATRALLVARQFESFNRMSTFVVHDLKNLIFQLSLLLSNAEKHKDNPEFQNDMIQTVNLSINKMKRLLEKLSNVGSTEESTPLLLDQLLLGIVENKSVFEPRPVLEVYDHHLIVSANRSRFERVLGHLIQNAIEATPKSGQVRIRLMKQNKHAIVEIQDTGHGMSEEFISDRLFRPFESTKSAGMGIGVFESREYVNEIGGRLEVTSTESIGTVFRLVLQLQQQDCTMNTVT; translated from the coding sequence ATGCTGACGAACATTGCCACAATTAGTTATGCGATAGCAGCGATAGCCTATTTATTTTTATCAATTCTTTTGCTGACAAGCTGGCGTGGACGTCTCTATGGCATGATGTTGACAGTTGCTTGTTTATTTTCTGCACTTTGGGCGACGGCACTTGCGTGCCAAGCTGCTTGGGGTTATCCAACCTCGTATTTTACTAATATTCTGGAAATACTGCGTAATGCGAGCTGGTCTGCTTTCCTGATACTGGTGTTAGGACCTTTCCAATATGAGGCAAATAATACATCTCATCTAAAAACCAGATCTTCAGTAGTTATCATTGCCTTATTTTATCTTGTTTTTTTTATCATCGCGCTTTTTTCTTATAAAGCAACATACCCACTTTTCGATGGTGCTATTACTTTTTTAGGTAGTAGCATAGGTGGTGTAGTAATGGCGATTATTGGCGTGATATTGATTGAGCAATTTTACCGGAATACGCCTATTGAGAACCGTTGGGGAATAAAATTTATTTGTTTGGGTATTGGTGGCGTCTTTATATATGATTTTTATTTGTATAGCGATGCATTGCTGTTTCGAAGCGTAAATGTAGATATTTGGGCTGCACGCGGAGGAATTAATGCTTTGATTGTTCCGCTGATAGCTATATCTGCTGCACGTAATCCAAGATGGGCCGTTGGGATTGCTGTGTCACGTCACATTTTGTTTTATTCGACGGCTCTATTTGGAACCGCTATCTATCTGCTTGTCATGGCGGTTGCTGGTTATTATTTACGTTTTTCTGGAGGAAGCTGGGGAACCGTCCTGCAGATGACCTTTCTATTTGGTGCGGTAATATTGCTTATAGGCATACTATTCTCCGGCACGATAAGATCTTGGCTTAAGGTATTTATCAGCAAGCATTTCTTTAGTTATGAATACGATTATAGAGAAGAATGGCTACGCTTTACACGTACTCTTTCAGAAGGAGGACATGATTTGAGAGAACGTGTAATTGAGGCTTTGGCTCAGCTGGTGGAAAGTCCTGGTGGTGGCTTATGGTTAAATCGAGAAGCGGATAATTTTGAATTGACAACACATTGGAATATAGCTGTGACAAATCAATCTGAGGCAGTCAATAGTCCATTTTGCCAATTTCTGGAAAATAAAGAATGGGTTGTTGATTTGCTGGAATATAACGCTAATCCAGAAAAATATGCAGCCATTATTTTGCCTCAGTGGCTTCATGATATACCTAGAGCATGGCTTGTAATTCCGCTGATTTTACATCGGAAGATGCTGGGATTTGTCATACTGTTAGAACCGAGAAGCCGGATAAAGGTAAATTGGGAGGTAACGGATCTATTGAAGGTGGCGGGTAATCAAGCTGCAAGTTATCTTGCGCAAGATGAGGCAACGAGGGCGCTTTTGGTCGCCCGTCAGTTTGAATCTTTTAATCGTATGTCTACGTTTGTAGTGCATGATTTGAAAAATTTGATTTTTCAATTATCACTGCTACTTTCGAATGCAGAGAAACATAAAGATAACCCTGAATTTCAGAACGATATGATTCAAACAGTAAATCTTTCGATTAATAAAATGAAGCGACTGCTGGAGAAATTGAGTAATGTTGGTTCTACAGAGGAATCGACACCGCTTCTCTTAGATCAATTGTTATTGGGAATTGTGGAGAATAAATCAGTTTTTGAGCCAAGACCTGTTCTTGAAGTGTATGATCACCATTTAATCGTATCTGCCAATCGATCACGCTTCGAACGAGTATTAGGCCATCTTATTCAGAATGCAATTGAAGCAACGCCCAAAAGTGGTCAGGTTCGGATTCGATTAATGAAACAGAACAAGCATGCAATAGTTGAGATCCAGGATACGGGACATGGCATGAGTGAAGAGTTCATTAGTGATCGGCTTTTTAGGCCTTTTGAATCCACTAAATCAGCAGGTATGGGTATTGGCGTTTTTGAAAGTCGGGAATATGTCAATGAAATTGGCGGGCGGCTAGAGGTTACGAGTACAGAATCGATTGGCACAGTGTTTCGTTTGGTGTTACAACTTCAGCAACAGGATTGTACAATGAACACAGTTACTTAA
- a CDS encoding TIGR03013 family XrtA/PEP-CTERM system glycosyltransferase, giving the protein MELLLLIAMFYLGINIRFMDWNESSSISFLSLLPQAITFVFVMISSMALMGMYQLDSQLDFKAILFRLMPSMVLGFGLMTLIFYLIPEIYLGRGVLIIIMFLSLFGVLLVRSLLFKWPSMGMLQHRILVLGIGGSANELINQTKNMDYRKSKIVGFVPFYDEERCVPDSVVLPKKDSLMALINQYSVAEIIIATQERRGGNFPIQELLECKMHGIKVTDIAAFFEREQGHIRMDSFHPSWLIYGGGFDQSLLRSSIKRIFDLVASGILLIATLPIMLVTIFCILIEDGFPIFYRQERVGKGGRTFMILKFRSMSKNAEKDKDPQWAMADDPRVTWVGRVIRKLRIDELPQIVNVLENDMSFVGPRPERPYFVDILCTKVPYYNIRHSIKPGITGWAQVRYPYGASVEDTIEKLQYDLYYVKNHSLFLDVIILIHTVEVVILGKGGR; this is encoded by the coding sequence ATGGAGTTGCTGCTGTTGATAGCTATGTTTTATTTGGGGATAAATATCCGCTTTATGGACTGGAATGAATCTTCATCTATTTCATTCCTTTCATTGCTTCCACAGGCGATAACCTTTGTTTTTGTCATGATTTCAAGCATGGCATTAATGGGAATGTACCAACTTGATTCACAGCTAGATTTTAAGGCTATTTTATTTCGTCTGATGCCCTCGATGGTTTTGGGTTTTGGTCTGATGACATTAATATTCTATTTGATACCTGAGATCTATCTGGGTCGCGGCGTCTTGATTATCATAATGTTTCTTTCTTTGTTTGGCGTACTGCTAGTGCGGTCTCTTTTGTTTAAATGGCCGAGCATGGGAATGCTGCAACACCGCATCTTGGTGTTGGGTATAGGTGGTAGTGCAAATGAATTGATTAACCAAACAAAAAATATGGATTATCGTAAATCCAAGATTGTTGGTTTTGTTCCATTCTATGATGAGGAGCGTTGTGTTCCAGATTCCGTGGTATTACCTAAGAAAGATTCTTTAATGGCATTGATTAATCAGTATAGTGTAGCGGAAATTATTATCGCGACACAGGAACGACGTGGGGGAAATTTTCCTATTCAGGAATTACTGGAATGCAAGATGCATGGCATTAAGGTGACTGATATTGCTGCTTTTTTTGAGCGTGAGCAAGGACATATTCGGATGGATTCTTTTCATCCAAGTTGGCTAATATATGGGGGAGGATTTGATCAAAGCCTTTTGAGATCGAGCATCAAGCGAATTTTTGACTTGGTTGCCAGTGGAATTTTATTGATCGCAACTTTACCTATTATGTTGGTTACTATTTTTTGTATTCTGATTGAAGATGGCTTTCCAATTTTCTACCGGCAAGAAAGAGTCGGCAAGGGAGGGCGAACATTTATGATCTTGAAGTTTCGTAGTATGAGTAAAAATGCGGAAAAAGATAAAGATCCACAATGGGCTATGGCAGATGATCCAAGGGTAACTTGGGTGGGTAGAGTGATTCGTAAATTGAGAATTGATGAATTACCTCAGATTGTTAATGTATTAGAAAATGATATGAGTTTTGTTGGCCCTCGTCCGGAACGGCCTTATTTTGTTGATATTCTTTGTACTAAAGTGCCTTATTATAATATTCGACATAGCATTAAACCGGGAATTACTGGTTGGGCGCAAGTCCGCTATCCGTATGGGGCCTCAGTAGAAGATACTATAGAAAAACTTCAGTACGATCTTTATTATGTGAAGAATCATAGCTTATTTCTTGATGTTATTATTCTGATTCACACTGTTGAAGTCGTTATATTAGGTAAGGGTGGGCGATGA
- a CDS encoding LuxR C-terminal-related transcriptional regulator, whose protein sequence is MILLASSRKKILTGWKQGLLGYSPIFFAVSLDILKDKLVKTKPDVLLLDYSLPGLDAQKDIVGLAKLNTKTKVVVFSPELSDEMEWELFKSGIKGCCRDDIQSEQVRYAIKAIQRGELWVRRTLSRYMLTELVEVTQEKNRIEQAVNELLANLTRREYEIAMLVGRGESNKRIARQLAITERTVKAHLTEIFRKLNISDRLRLALIMKDTVMSLSQSQPDPHNDPPSVA, encoded by the coding sequence TTGATTCTGCTTGCAAGTTCGCGAAAAAAAATCCTTACTGGTTGGAAGCAGGGGTTACTTGGTTATTCTCCTATATTTTTTGCAGTTAGTCTCGATATACTTAAAGATAAATTAGTAAAAACTAAACCCGATGTCCTTTTGCTTGATTATAGTTTGCCGGGGCTAGATGCTCAGAAGGATATTGTAGGCCTTGCAAAGTTAAATACTAAAACGAAGGTTGTTGTATTTAGTCCTGAACTTTCGGATGAAATGGAATGGGAGTTGTTCAAGTCAGGTATAAAAGGCTGCTGTCGGGATGATATTCAATCAGAGCAAGTCAGATATGCTATTAAAGCCATTCAACGAGGCGAATTATGGGTTAGACGAACACTTTCTCGCTATATGCTGACTGAGTTAGTTGAAGTGACTCAAGAGAAAAATCGGATTGAACAGGCTGTTAATGAATTGCTCGCTAATCTCACTCGGCGTGAATATGAAATTGCTATGCTTGTAGGACGTGGAGAAAGTAATAAACGGATTGCCCGCCAGTTGGCTATTACTGAACGAACTGTAAAGGCACATTTAACTGAAATTTTTAGAAAACTGAATATCTCTGATCGACTCAGACTGGCACTTATCATGAAAGATACAGTCATGTCATTGAGTCAATCCCAACCAGATCCTCATAATGATCCCCCATCTGTTGCATAA
- a CDS encoding S1 family peptidase — translation MKNISLVNGWRVCVMFSLCFMKQTAFLGLLSLTSLSHAQLVQTIKQIKPAIVGIGSYQKMRAPPVNFLGTGFVVGDGIHVVTNAHVVPNNLDRERMESYVVITGKGENPGLRTATIVALDKEHDLALLRIEGTALPAMKLGDADMIREGRMMAYTGFPIGMVLGFYPVTHQAIISSITPIILPAHNSRQLDATMIKQLKKSPFMVFQLDGIAYPGSSGSPLYDSETGLVYGIVNMVFVKNKKESALSNPSGISYAIPGNYIKDLLSRQRL, via the coding sequence ATGAAAAATATTAGCTTGGTAAATGGCTGGCGAGTTTGCGTCATGTTTTCTTTATGTTTCATGAAACAAACTGCTTTCCTTGGGCTACTTTCTCTTACTTCGTTGAGTCATGCTCAACTTGTTCAAACTATCAAGCAGATCAAACCAGCTATTGTTGGAATAGGGTCCTATCAAAAAATGCGTGCTCCACCGGTTAATTTCTTGGGGACAGGTTTTGTGGTTGGAGATGGTATTCACGTGGTTACCAATGCTCACGTTGTGCCGAATAATTTAGATAGGGAGAGGATGGAATCATATGTTGTGATAACGGGTAAGGGAGAAAATCCTGGTCTTAGAACTGCAACGATAGTTGCATTGGATAAAGAGCATGACCTGGCTTTGTTGAGAATAGAGGGTACTGCTTTACCTGCGATGAAACTTGGAGATGCAGATATGATTCGTGAAGGAAGAATGATGGCATATACCGGATTTCCGATAGGTATGGTGCTTGGATTTTATCCTGTCACACATCAGGCGATCATCTCTTCTATTACACCGATTATATTGCCTGCGCATAACTCACGACAGCTTGACGCAACAATGATTAAACAATTAAAGAAATCTCCATTTATGGTGTTTCAACTGGACGGTATTGCATATCCCGGCAGCAGTGGTAGTCCGCTTTATGATTCCGAGACAGGTTTGGTATATGGTATTGTTAATATGGTCTTTGTTAAGAATAAGAAAGAATCGGCACTCAGTAATCCAAGTGGCATAAGCTATGCTATTCCTGGAAATTATATTAAGGATTTGTTGAGCAGACAAAGATTGTGA